The Candidatus Bipolaricaulota bacterium genome window below encodes:
- a CDS encoding nucleotide exchange factor GrpE, with protein MTEDKDKKLNKEETEEKQEQPLEELLRKKDEEIQSYIDRLKRLQAEFENYKKRVLRDMASLEERVSDREVLDFLPLYDNLERAFASYSGNNDAQSFIEGIERIFAQFDQILKQKGITPIEAEGTLFDPALHEALLSVESDQEPNVILEEFERGYLRRGRVLRPSKVKVSKGKRQDTKEDEDGGQS; from the coding sequence ATGACGGAAGATAAAGATAAGAAGCTGAATAAGGAAGAAACAGAGGAAAAGCAGGAGCAGCCCCTGGAAGAACTCCTGCGCAAGAAGGATGAGGAGATCCAAAGCTACATCGACCGGCTCAAGCGCCTGCAGGCCGAGTTCGAGAACTACAAGAAGCGGGTCCTGCGGGACATGGCGAGCCTGGAGGAACGGGTCTCCGACCGGGAGGTCCTCGATTTCCTCCCCTTGTACGACAACCTCGAGCGCGCGTTCGCGAGCTACAGCGGGAACAACGACGCGCAGTCGTTCATCGAGGGGATAGAGAGGATCTTCGCCCAGTTCGATCAGATCCTGAAGCAAAAGGGGATAACCCCGATCGAGGCCGAAGGGACCCTGTTCGACCCCGCGCTGCACGAGGCGCTGCTGAGCGTGGAGAGCGACCAGGAACCGAACGTGATCCTGGAGGAGTTCGAGCGCGGGTACCTTCGACGCGGCCGGGTCCTGCGGCCGAGCAAGGTGAAGGTGAGCAAGGGAAAGAGACAGGATACTAAGGAGGATGAAGATGGCGGACAAAGTTAA
- the dnaK gene encoding molecular chaperone DnaK, translating into MADKVKEKIIGIDLGTTNSCVAVLEGGSPEVIPNAEGERTTPSVVAFTENGERLVGRLAKRQAITNPNRTVTSIKRKMGTDYRVRIEVNGKVEEYTPEQISAMILQKLKADAEAHLGGKVKKAVITVPAYFNDAQRQATKDAGKIAGLEVMRIINEPTAAALAYGLDKAEEQTILVYDLGGGTFDVSILEIGDGVFEVVATDGDTQLGGDDFDRRIMDWLVDEFRADTGIDLTKDPSAMQRLKDAAEAAKKELSSRMETTINLPYISADSTGPKHLERKLTRAKFEQMIEDYLNRTMDIVEGALKAAGKTEKDIDQVVLVGGSTRIPKVQELIASRIPGKINKEINPDEVVACGAAIQGGVLAGEVDEIVLLDVTPLTLSIETLGGIATPLIERNTTIPTEKTKTFTTAEDNQTTVEIHVVQGERKMAADNKSLGKFQLTGLPPAPRGVPQIDVTFSIDADGILHVTAKDKATGKSSSITIKETSRLSEAEIERMRKEAEEHAEEDKRRAEEIEVRNQADQLVYQTEKALNELGDKVPQAKRAELEDQIRQLKEKLSSNAPVDALRRAMEELAKSAQQLGAEAYKQASTEQQASGAGSSSEESEPKPGDYVDAEYEDKDENK; encoded by the coding sequence ATGGCGGACAAAGTTAAGGAGAAGATTATCGGAATAGATTTAGGAACGACCAACTCGTGCGTCGCCGTCCTCGAGGGCGGATCCCCGGAGGTGATTCCCAACGCTGAGGGAGAGCGGACCACCCCGTCGGTGGTCGCGTTCACCGAGAACGGGGAGCGCCTCGTCGGGCGGCTGGCCAAGCGCCAGGCGATCACCAACCCAAACCGGACGGTCACCTCGATCAAGCGCAAGATGGGGACCGACTACCGGGTGCGGATCGAGGTGAACGGGAAGGTGGAGGAGTACACCCCGGAGCAGATCTCGGCGATGATCCTGCAGAAGCTGAAGGCCGACGCCGAGGCGCATCTCGGTGGTAAGGTCAAGAAGGCGGTCATCACCGTCCCGGCCTACTTCAACGATGCGCAGCGTCAGGCAACGAAGGACGCAGGGAAGATCGCCGGGCTCGAGGTGATGCGGATCATCAACGAGCCGACCGCGGCCGCCCTTGCCTACGGCCTGGATAAGGCCGAGGAACAGACGATCCTCGTATACGACCTCGGGGGAGGGACGTTCGACGTCTCGATCCTCGAGATCGGAGACGGGGTGTTCGAGGTGGTGGCGACCGACGGTGATACCCAGCTCGGAGGCGACGACTTCGACCGCCGGATCATGGACTGGCTCGTGGACGAGTTCCGCGCCGATACCGGGATCGACCTGACCAAGGATCCGTCCGCGATGCAGCGGCTGAAGGACGCGGCCGAGGCGGCGAAGAAGGAGCTCTCGAGCCGGATGGAGACGACGATCAACCTCCCGTACATCAGCGCCGACTCCACCGGGCCGAAGCACCTGGAGCGCAAGCTCACCCGCGCCAAGTTCGAGCAGATGATCGAGGACTACCTGAACCGGACGATGGACATCGTGGAGGGTGCGCTCAAGGCAGCAGGCAAGACGGAGAAGGACATCGATCAGGTGGTCCTGGTGGGAGGATCGACCCGCATCCCCAAGGTGCAGGAGTTGATCGCGTCCCGCATCCCGGGAAAGATCAACAAGGAGATCAACCCGGACGAGGTCGTGGCGTGCGGCGCGGCGATCCAGGGCGGAGTCCTCGCCGGTGAGGTGGACGAGATCGTGCTTCTCGACGTGACGCCGCTGACGCTCTCCATCGAGACCCTCGGTGGGATCGCCACCCCGCTCATCGAGCGGAACACCACCATCCCGACCGAGAAGACGAAGACGTTCACCACCGCCGAGGACAACCAAACTACGGTGGAGATCCACGTGGTCCAAGGGGAGCGGAAGATGGCGGCGGACAACAAGTCCCTCGGCAAGTTCCAGCTCACCGGGCTTCCGCCTGCTCCGCGCGGGGTGCCGCAGATCGACGTGACGTTCAGCATCGACGCCGACGGGATCCTGCACGTGACCGCGAAGGACAAGGCGACCGGGAAGAGCTCCTCGATCACGATCAAGGAGACCTCGCGCCTGTCCGAGGCCGAGATCGAGCGGATGCGGAAGGAGGCCGAGGAGCACGCCGAGGAGGACAAGCGCCGCGCCGAGGAGATCGAGGTCCGCAATCAGGCCGACCAGCTCGTCTACCAGACCGAGAAGGCGCTGAACGAGCTCGGGGACAAGGTCCCGCAGGCGAAGCGTGCCGAGCTCGAGGACCAGATCCGTCAGCTCAAGGAGAAGCTCTCCAGCAACGCGCCGGTGGATGCCCTGCGCCGGGCGATGGAGGAACTGGCCAAGAGCGCACAGCAGCTCGGAGCAGAGGCGTACAAGCAGGCGTCGACGGAGCAGCAGGCGAGCGGGGCCGGGTCTTCGTCCGAAGAGTCCGAGCCCAAGCCCGGCGATTACGTCGACGCTGAGTATGAGGACAAGGACGAGAACAAGTAA
- the secG gene encoding preprotein translocase subunit SecG produces the protein MLRLILEILFFIDSFTMMGLILMQMSEHSGLGGAFGAGMSSTVFGRDETKDPKRTLTSVLAGVFLLLGFILSILH, from the coding sequence ATGCTGAGATTGATTCTTGAGATCCTGTTTTTCATCGATTCCTTCACCATGATGGGCCTCATCCTCATGCAGATGAGCGAGCACTCCGGCCTCGGAGGGGCATTCGGTGCGGGGATGTCGAGCACGGTGTTCGGCCGGGATGAGACCAAAGACCCGAAGAGGACCCTGACCTCTGTGTTGGCGGGCGTGTTCCTGCTCTTGGGGTTCATCCTATCGATCCTGCACTAA
- a CDS encoding dipeptide ABC transporter ATP-binding protein produces the protein MSSDNVLLDVKHLKKYFPVRKGVFRRVVAQVKAVDDVDLFIKEGETLGLVGESGCGKTTTGRTILRLIEPTAGEIHFRSKALAEPGEEYRIVDVAKASRKTMKALRRDMQIIFQDPYSSLNPRMTVGAIVGEPLLVHGVAKGKEREQRVQELLGAVGLKPDHMKRYPHEFSGGQRQRIGIARALALEPQLIVADEPVSALDVSIQAQVLNLLEDLQKDFGLTYLFIAHDLSVVRHISDRVAVMYLGKAVELAETEELFTNPKHPYTEALMSAVPVPDPDYEVERILLEGDVPSPVNPPSGCYFHPRCRYAKEICKTEAPEYRDIGGEHFVACHFADELKLQPVRAG, from the coding sequence TTGTCTTCCGATAACGTCCTGCTCGATGTGAAGCACCTGAAGAAGTACTTCCCGGTGCGCAAAGGGGTATTCCGCCGGGTGGTCGCCCAGGTGAAGGCGGTCGACGACGTCGACCTGTTCATCAAGGAGGGGGAGACCCTCGGATTGGTGGGGGAGTCGGGGTGCGGAAAGACCACGACCGGGCGCACGATCCTGCGGCTGATCGAGCCGACTGCGGGGGAGATTCACTTCCGCTCTAAGGCCCTCGCCGAACCAGGGGAGGAGTACAGGATCGTCGATGTGGCCAAAGCGTCGCGCAAGACGATGAAAGCGCTGCGCCGCGACATGCAGATCATATTCCAGGACCCCTACTCTTCCTTAAACCCGCGCATGACGGTGGGAGCGATCGTGGGTGAGCCGCTCCTCGTGCACGGAGTGGCGAAGGGGAAGGAACGGGAGCAGCGGGTGCAGGAGCTCCTCGGAGCGGTCGGGCTGAAGCCGGATCACATGAAGCGCTATCCGCACGAGTTCTCCGGTGGACAGCGCCAGCGGATCGGGATCGCGCGCGCCCTCGCCCTCGAGCCCCAGCTGATCGTGGCTGACGAGCCGGTCTCCGCGCTCGATGTATCGATCCAGGCCCAGGTGCTGAACCTGCTCGAGGACCTGCAGAAGGACTTCGGGCTCACCTATCTGTTCATCGCCCACGACCTGTCGGTGGTGCGCCACATCTCCGACCGAGTGGCGGTGATGTACCTCGGCAAGGCGGTGGAGCTCGCCGAGACTGAGGAGCTGTTCACCAACCCGAAGCACCCGTACACCGAGGCGCTGATGTCCGCGGTACCGGTCCCGGACCCGGACTACGAGGTGGAGCGGATCCTGCTCGAGGGCGACGTCCCCTCGCCGGTGAACCCGCCGTCGGGCTGCTACTTCCATCCCCGTTGTCGCTATGCCAAGGAGATCTGCAAGACCGAGGCGCCGGAGTACCGCGACATCGGGGGCGAGCACTTCGTCGCCTGTCACTTCGCCGACGAGCTGAAGTTACAGCCAGTCCGCGCTGGATGA
- a CDS encoding ABC transporter ATP-binding protein — protein MTVPLIEVNGLKTYFYTEDGVVRAVDGVDFTIEPEKTLGVVGESGCGKSVTALSIMGLVQMPPGKIEEGEILFHQDGKVTDLTKLNPKGKEYRSIRGDQIAMIFQEPMTSLNPVYTIGNQIMEAIILHQHLNKKQAREKAIEMLRAVGIPVPEQRVDEYPHQLSGGMRQRAMIAMALSCNPSLLIADEPTTALDVTIQAQVLDLMNDLRKEFKTAIQFITHDLGVIADMADDVVVMYLGKIVEGSDVREVFHNPKHPYTQGLMNSIPSLASKKERLTPIKGVVPDPFDVPAGCGFEPRCPHAMEICKTKVPPLKEVAPGHTVACWLYE, from the coding sequence ATAACGGTGCCGCTGATTGAGGTTAACGGACTGAAGACCTACTTTTACACCGAAGACGGGGTCGTGCGGGCCGTGGACGGGGTTGACTTCACGATCGAACCGGAGAAGACGCTCGGCGTCGTGGGGGAGAGCGGCTGTGGGAAGTCGGTGACCGCCCTCTCCATCATGGGGCTCGTGCAGATGCCCCCGGGAAAGATCGAGGAGGGGGAGATCCTGTTCCACCAGGACGGGAAGGTCACTGATCTCACCAAGCTCAACCCGAAGGGGAAGGAGTACCGCTCCATCCGCGGGGATCAGATCGCGATGATCTTCCAGGAGCCGATGACGTCGCTCAACCCGGTGTACACAATCGGAAACCAGATCATGGAGGCGATCATCCTTCACCAGCACCTGAACAAGAAACAGGCGCGGGAGAAGGCGATTGAGATGCTGCGCGCGGTGGGGATCCCGGTTCCGGAGCAGCGGGTCGATGAGTACCCGCACCAGCTCTCCGGTGGGATGCGCCAGCGCGCGATGATCGCCATGGCCCTGTCCTGTAACCCATCCCTCCTCATCGCCGACGAGCCGACGACCGCCCTCGACGTGACGATCCAGGCCCAGGTCCTCGACCTGATGAACGACCTGCGCAAGGAGTTCAAGACCGCGATCCAGTTCATCACCCACGACCTCGGCGTGATCGCCGATATGGCCGACGATGTCGTCGTCATGTACCTGGGGAAGATCGTGGAGGGCTCCGACGTACGCGAGGTGTTCCACAACCCGAAACACCCGTACACCCAGGGGCTGATGAACTCGATCCCCTCGCTCGCATCGAAGAAGGAACGGCTCACCCCGATCAAGGGGGTTGTCCCGGATCCGTTCGACGTCCCGGCCGGGTGCGGGTTCGAGCCGCGTTGCCCGCACGCAATGGAGATCTGCAAGACCAAGGTCCCACCGCTCAAGGAAGTAGCCCCCGGTCACACAGTGGCCTGCTGGCTGTACGAATAG
- a CDS encoding CTP synthase — MRKLIFVTGGVLSGLGKGVITASIGLLFKLSGYKVSLQKIDPYLNLDAGTMNPYEHGEVFVTRDGMETDLDIGRYERFLGEELTAVNYMTTGQVYWNVIRKERAGEFLGKTVQVIPHITDEIKGLILRAVEGAEIGVVEIGGTVGDIESLPFLEALRQLRDDLPREDTFFVHLTLLPRLSSTDELKTKPTQHSVKELRAIGIQPDAIVARADGPLPDGVRRKIARFCDVPMENVIEDPDLDSIYAAPLVLHDQGLDDRISCRLGLPAVQPDLSAWTERLARLRNPTREVQIGIVGKYVELEDSYISIREALIHAGIANDARVEMLWIPAEAVARDGPEKHLEGIDGLLVPGGFGDRGIEGKVEAISYVRKRKIPFFGICLGLQCAVIEFARDRLGLPQANSSEFDPHTPDPVIDLLPDQADVRDKGGTMRLGEYETVLKNGTRAYDCYRADRIRERHRHRYEFNPAYREAFEAAGMVVSGTSPDGRLVEIIELPDHPWYVGVQFHPEFTSRFLFPHPLFSGFVEACLRRRDSSSSS; from the coding sequence GTGCGCAAATTGATCTTCGTCACCGGGGGGGTTCTCTCCGGGCTGGGAAAAGGGGTTATCACCGCCTCGATCGGGCTTCTGTTCAAGCTGAGTGGGTACAAGGTCAGCCTACAGAAGATCGACCCCTACCTCAATCTGGATGCGGGCACGATGAACCCATACGAGCATGGGGAGGTGTTCGTCACTCGCGATGGAATGGAGACCGACCTCGACATCGGCCGCTACGAGCGGTTCCTCGGGGAGGAGCTGACCGCGGTCAATTACATGACCACCGGTCAGGTGTACTGGAACGTGATCCGCAAGGAGCGGGCTGGGGAGTTCCTCGGGAAGACGGTCCAGGTCATCCCCCACATCACCGACGAGATCAAGGGGCTGATCCTGAGGGCGGTGGAGGGTGCGGAGATCGGGGTGGTCGAGATCGGGGGGACGGTGGGTGACATCGAGAGCCTCCCGTTCCTCGAGGCGCTGCGTCAGCTCCGGGATGACCTGCCGCGCGAGGACACGTTTTTCGTCCACCTCACCCTCCTCCCGCGTCTCTCTTCCACCGATGAGCTAAAGACGAAGCCAACGCAGCACTCGGTGAAGGAGCTGCGGGCGATCGGGATCCAGCCGGACGCGATCGTCGCCCGTGCCGACGGGCCGCTCCCGGACGGGGTACGGCGGAAGATCGCGCGGTTCTGCGACGTCCCGATGGAGAACGTGATCGAGGATCCGGACCTCGACTCGATCTACGCCGCCCCGCTCGTCCTTCACGACCAGGGCTTAGATGACCGTATCTCCTGCCGGCTCGGCCTTCCCGCCGTCCAGCCGGACCTCTCCGCCTGGACGGAGCGCCTTGCGCGGTTGCGGAACCCAACCCGGGAGGTGCAAATCGGGATCGTGGGAAAATACGTAGAGCTCGAGGATTCCTACATCAGCATCCGCGAGGCTCTGATCCACGCCGGGATCGCCAACGACGCCCGGGTGGAGATGCTGTGGATCCCGGCCGAGGCCGTGGCGCGGGATGGTCCGGAGAAGCACCTGGAGGGGATCGACGGTCTCCTCGTCCCGGGCGGGTTCGGCGACCGGGGGATCGAGGGGAAGGTGGAGGCAATAAGCTACGTGAGAAAACGCAAGATCCCGTTCTTCGGGATCTGTCTCGGTCTCCAGTGTGCGGTGATCGAGTTCGCCCGCGACCGCCTCGGCCTTCCGCAGGCGAACAGCTCGGAGTTCGATCCCCACACCCCGGACCCGGTCATCGACCTTCTCCCTGATCAGGCCGATGTGCGGGACAAGGGAGGGACGATGCGCCTCGGGGAGTACGAGACCGTCCTGAAAAATGGGACGAGGGCCTATGACTGCTATCGGGCCGATCGGATCCGGGAACGCCATCGCCACCGCTACGAGTTCAACCCTGCCTATCGAGAGGCATTCGAGGCGGCAGGGATGGTCGTCTCCGGGACCTCACCCGACGGAAGGCTGGTCGAGATCATCGAGCTTCCGGATCATCCGTGGTACGTCGGGGTGCAGTTCCATCCCGAGTTCACCTCCCGTTTTCTCTTTCCCCATCCGCTCTTCTCCGGCTTTGTCGAGGCATGTCTAAGGCGAAGGGATTCGTCCTCGTCTTCCTGA
- the rdgB gene encoding RdgB/HAM1 family non-canonical purine NTP pyrophosphatase, with amino-acid sequence MRILLGTKNAGKIRELKELLSDLSGVSLLTFHDRPFSDVPETGTTFEENARLKARTICAETGLPVLAEDSGLEVDALDGAPGVYSARYSGEPVDYARNNALLLKNLTGVTDRRARFVDVAVLRFPDGREYVCNGILSGRIATAPRGEGGFGYDPLFIPDGYDQTLAELGEDVKNRISHRARAIGAMREVIKTLLAEGGSAAARGGGGAGPN; translated from the coding sequence ATGAGGATCCTCCTCGGGACGAAGAACGCCGGGAAGATCAGGGAGCTGAAGGAGCTCCTTTCCGATCTTTCCGGCGTTTCCTTGTTGACCTTCCACGACCGCCCGTTCTCCGACGTTCCCGAAACCGGGACCACGTTCGAGGAGAACGCTCGGCTCAAGGCACGGACGATCTGCGCCGAGACCGGGCTTCCGGTCCTCGCCGAGGACTCGGGGCTCGAGGTCGATGCCCTCGACGGCGCCCCTGGGGTATACTCGGCCCGCTACTCAGGCGAGCCGGTCGATTACGCGCGCAACAACGCACTTCTGCTCAAGAATCTGACCGGGGTGACCGATCGTCGCGCCCGGTTTGTGGACGTCGCTGTCCTTCGGTTCCCGGACGGACGGGAGTACGTGTGCAACGGGATTCTATCCGGAAGGATTGCGACCGCGCCGCGCGGCGAGGGGGGGTTCGGCTATGACCCCCTGTTCATCCCCGACGGCTACGACCAAACCCTGGCCGAGCTGGGAGAGGACGTGAAGAACCGGATCAGCCACCGCGCCCGGGCGATCGGAGCGATGCGGGAGGTCATCAAGACCCTTCTGGCGGAGGGAGGGTCCGCTGCAGCTCGAGGAGGAGGCGGCGCTGGGCCGAATTGA
- the dnaJ gene encoding molecular chaperone DnaJ codes for MTKRDYYEILGVSRDASPEEIKRAYRRKAKEFHPDRNPGDRKRAEEAFKEATEAYEVLSDPEKRAQYDRYGHAGPAQGFDFSGSDFRRAREAWSEFGFGGFDDIFDFFFRQGAPQTATRTQRARVQRGEDIEYKLRITLEDAATGTRMRITAPRLVKCDHCNGTGMEPGTSKRVCPTCGGRGQVEYRQQSLLGSFVTVRTCPECNGTGEVIEHPCSRCHGTGRVKERSKISINVPAGVDNGSRLRLKGQGNAGPNGGPPGDLYIVIEVIPHPKFRREGRDIHSQIKVSYPQAVLGAKVTVETLWGEETVTIPPGTQPGTVIRLKGKGMPELNGRGRGDHYIEVQVDVPRKVNSAQRRLLLELQRTLPPPEGS; via the coding sequence GTGACCAAGCGAGATTACTACGAGATCCTCGGTGTCTCCCGTGACGCGAGCCCGGAGGAGATCAAGCGCGCTTATCGCCGTAAGGCGAAGGAGTTCCATCCGGACCGCAACCCCGGCGACCGCAAGCGCGCGGAGGAGGCGTTCAAGGAGGCGACCGAGGCGTACGAGGTCCTCTCCGACCCGGAGAAGCGGGCCCAGTACGATCGCTACGGTCACGCCGGCCCGGCACAGGGGTTCGACTTCTCTGGGAGCGACTTCCGCCGCGCGCGCGAGGCGTGGTCGGAGTTCGGGTTCGGTGGGTTCGACGACATCTTCGACTTCTTCTTCCGCCAGGGAGCGCCGCAGACGGCGACGCGGACTCAACGCGCCCGGGTGCAACGGGGTGAGGACATCGAGTACAAGCTGCGGATCACCCTGGAGGACGCCGCCACCGGGACCCGGATGCGGATCACTGCCCCGCGGCTGGTCAAGTGCGATCACTGCAACGGGACCGGGATGGAGCCGGGGACGAGCAAGCGGGTCTGTCCGACGTGCGGCGGTCGCGGCCAGGTGGAGTACCGCCAGCAGAGCCTGCTCGGTAGCTTCGTCACGGTGCGCACCTGTCCCGAGTGCAACGGGACCGGGGAGGTGATCGAGCATCCGTGCTCCCGCTGTCATGGAACAGGACGGGTCAAGGAGCGGAGCAAGATCTCGATCAACGTCCCCGCCGGGGTGGACAACGGCTCCCGCCTGCGCCTCAAGGGGCAGGGGAACGCGGGGCCGAACGGCGGACCACCCGGTGATCTGTACATCGTGATCGAGGTCATCCCCCACCCCAAGTTTCGCCGCGAGGGACGCGATATCCACTCCCAGATCAAGGTGAGCTATCCCCAGGCCGTCCTCGGGGCGAAGGTCACGGTCGAGACCCTATGGGGAGAGGAGACGGTGACGATCCCGCCGGGGACGCAGCCCGGGACGGTGATCAGGTTAAAGGGGAAGGGAATGCCCGAGCTGAACGGCCGCGGCCGCGGTGATCACTACATCGAGGTTCAGGTCGACGTGCCGCGCAAGGTCAATTCGGCCCAGCGCCGCCTCCTCCTCGAGCTGCAGCGGACCCTCCCTCCGCCAGAAGGGTCTTGA